Proteins encoded within one genomic window of Prauserella marina:
- a CDS encoding amino acid ABC transporter permease: MAMSRRQRARAFRGVQYAILVIAIVLVAVLADWGTIRHAFFNGDAAATQFPDVLSSALVNTIIYTALGFGVGLALGLVLALMKLSSVGPYRWLATIYIEFFRGIPALLVFIALGYGVPLAFGLKFDIYSTAAIALGLVGSAYIAETLRAGIQAVPRGQVEAARSLGMSQARATITVVIPQAFRIILPPLTNELILLTKDSSLIYLLGLARDEYELAKFGREGLNQTNSLTPILLAGVCYLIITIPLGYLSRYLERRSGRKEEQGLKVTA; this comes from the coding sequence ATGGCGATGTCGCGCCGTCAACGCGCGCGGGCCTTCCGTGGCGTGCAGTACGCCATTCTCGTGATCGCGATCGTGCTCGTTGCGGTGTTGGCCGACTGGGGCACGATCCGGCACGCGTTCTTCAACGGGGATGCCGCGGCGACCCAGTTCCCCGACGTACTCTCGTCGGCGCTGGTCAACACCATCATCTACACCGCACTGGGGTTCGGGGTCGGTCTTGCCCTCGGTCTGGTGCTGGCGTTGATGAAGCTGTCGTCCGTCGGTCCTTACCGCTGGCTCGCCACGATCTACATCGAGTTCTTCCGCGGGATTCCCGCGCTGCTCGTGTTCATCGCGCTCGGCTACGGCGTGCCGTTGGCGTTCGGGCTCAAGTTCGACATCTATTCGACGGCGGCGATCGCGCTCGGCCTCGTCGGCTCCGCCTACATCGCGGAGACGTTGAGGGCAGGCATCCAGGCGGTTCCGCGCGGTCAGGTCGAGGCAGCGCGTTCGCTCGGCATGTCGCAGGCGAGGGCGACGATCACGGTCGTGATCCCGCAGGCGTTCCGCATCATCCTTCCTCCGTTGACCAACGAGTTGATCCTGCTCACCAAGGATTCCTCGCTGATCTACCTGCTCGGTCTCGCGAGGGACGAGTACGAGCTGGCGAAGTTCGGTCGCGAGGGGTTGAACCAGACGAACTCGCTGACGCCGATTCTGCTGGCAGGCGTGTGCTATCTGATCATCACGATTCCACTGGGTTACCTGTCGCGGTACCTGGAGCGGCGGAGCGGTCGCAAGGAGGAGCAAGGGTTGAAGGTGACCGCATGA
- a CDS encoding transporter substrate-binding domain-containing protein: protein MARRSSLRALVLLPAVALAATVVSCAEEVNPGGDTEAGGEISLVKEGKLVTCTHLPYPPFQFTEGGETVGFDVELVDLVAEELGVEQEIFDTPFEGIESGAAFENGDCDVAAAAMTINDKRKRVMDFSEGYFDANQALLVQKDSGIQSLEDLRGKELGVQSATTGESYAMEHEEEFGYTLRQFEDLALMQTAVKTGQIAAGINDNTVLYEFVEGNPDTEVTEEFETGEQYGIGMRKGNGALKAKVDEVLAAAREDGRYDAIYEKWFPQAQTGN from the coding sequence GTGGCTCGCCGATCCAGCCTCAGAGCACTCGTCCTGCTGCCCGCAGTCGCCCTCGCCGCAACCGTCGTGAGTTGCGCGGAGGAGGTCAATCCCGGCGGAGACACCGAAGCCGGCGGCGAGATCTCGCTGGTCAAAGAGGGCAAGCTGGTGACATGTACCCACCTGCCCTACCCGCCGTTCCAGTTCACCGAGGGCGGTGAGACGGTCGGCTTCGACGTCGAACTCGTCGACCTCGTCGCCGAGGAGTTGGGCGTCGAGCAGGAAATCTTCGACACCCCCTTCGAGGGCATCGAGTCGGGCGCGGCATTCGAGAACGGCGACTGCGATGTCGCCGCGGCGGCGATGACCATCAACGACAAGCGCAAGCGCGTGATGGACTTCTCCGAAGGCTACTTCGACGCCAACCAGGCGCTGCTGGTCCAGAAGGACAGCGGCATCCAGAGCCTGGAGGACCTGCGGGGCAAGGAACTCGGCGTGCAGTCGGCGACCACCGGCGAGAGCTACGCGATGGAGCACGAAGAGGAGTTCGGGTACACGCTGCGTCAGTTTGAGGACCTCGCGCTGATGCAGACAGCGGTCAAGACCGGCCAGATCGCGGCAGGCATCAACGACAACACCGTGCTCTACGAGTTCGTCGAGGGGAACCCGGACACCGAGGTCACCGAGGAGTTCGAAACCGGAGAGCAGTACGGCATCGGCATGCGCAAGGGCAACGGCGCACTCAAGGCCAAGGTCGACGAGGTGCTGGCCGCCGCGAGGGAAGACGGCCGCTACGACGCAATCTACGAGAAGTGGTTCCCGCAAGCACAGACAGGCAACTGA
- a CDS encoding FecCD family ABC transporter permease has product MSAVRKRMERRAVVVVAALVLVTAALAVLSIGTGEYPMSFGDVLATLAGQGSKFDYLVVTEQRLPRVLVAIVVGIALALSGAVFQTLSRNPLGSPDIIGFTAGSATGGVATIIVFGAGTVTVAFGAIVGGLLTAVLVTALCGRRGLRSDRLVLVGVGIGTVLIGISAYLLTRATAESAAQAVTWQVGNLAGRDWRYLVPIVVAVALLAPVVFAYAKPLRMLEMGDDVAIGIGVDVDRMRRLLFVLAVALVAVAVATAGPIPFVALAAPQIAKRLTRRPGPNLLTAALLGAALVVASDYLGQRLLESSLLPVGVVTSALGGAYLAWFLVLGRRTKRQTLARA; this is encoded by the coding sequence ATGAGCGCGGTGCGGAAGCGCATGGAGCGCAGGGCGGTCGTCGTGGTCGCGGCCCTCGTTCTCGTCACGGCCGCGCTTGCTGTGCTCTCCATCGGCACCGGTGAGTATCCGATGTCGTTCGGCGACGTACTGGCGACGCTCGCGGGGCAGGGAAGCAAGTTCGACTACCTCGTCGTCACCGAGCAGCGGTTGCCGAGAGTCCTGGTCGCCATCGTCGTCGGCATCGCGCTGGCGCTTTCCGGCGCCGTTTTCCAGACGCTGAGCCGCAACCCGCTCGGCAGCCCGGACATCATCGGCTTCACGGCTGGATCGGCGACCGGTGGCGTCGCCACGATCATCGTGTTCGGCGCTGGGACGGTCACGGTCGCTTTCGGCGCCATCGTCGGAGGGCTGCTGACGGCGGTGCTGGTCACAGCGCTGTGCGGACGGCGGGGACTGCGCAGTGACCGGCTCGTGCTCGTCGGGGTCGGTATCGGCACCGTGCTGATCGGGATCAGCGCCTACCTGCTCACGAGGGCGACGGCTGAATCGGCGGCGCAGGCGGTGACCTGGCAGGTCGGCAACCTCGCCGGAAGGGACTGGCGTTACCTGGTGCCGATCGTCGTGGCCGTCGCCCTGCTCGCCCCCGTGGTGTTCGCTTACGCGAAGCCGCTGCGGATGCTGGAAATGGGCGACGACGTCGCCATCGGCATCGGTGTCGATGTCGACCGGATGCGGCGCCTGCTGTTCGTGCTGGCCGTCGCGTTGGTGGCGGTCGCGGTCGCGACGGCGGGGCCGATCCCGTTCGTCGCGCTCGCGGCGCCGCAGATCGCCAAGCGGCTGACGAGAAGGCCGGGACCGAACCTGCTCACGGCTGCGCTGTTGGGGGCCGCGCTCGTCGTGGCGTCGGACTACCTCGGTCAGCGACTGCTGGAGTCGTCGCTGTTGCCGGTAGGCGTGGTCACCTCGGCGCTCGGCGGAGCCTATCTGGCCTGGTTCCTTGTCCTGGGCCGCCGAACCAAGCGCCAAACCCTGGCCCGAGCCTGA
- a CDS encoding FecCD family ABC transporter permease, whose amino-acid sequence MVVTVSVRETRRSTRALALLGIVVALAVVVLLSIALGSNRLSLTEVLHALFAYDGSYSDTVVRDTRLPRTVLGIVVGMALGLAGALMQSVTRNPIADPGILGINHGAAVAIVFASAVFGVTAPGHLVWFAFVGSIVATALVYAIGGGRGANSPMRLALAGVALQAAFVGINQAMQVIDTHALDKMRFWLVGSLADRDLSTLTGLIPFFVAGVVIALLLGRSLNAIALGDDTAHGLGANPAVVRVISILAVGLLCGAATAACGPIAFVGLMVPHLVRLVAGQDERWVLGLSVLAAPVVLLGCDVLGRLLASPAELQVGIVTDVVGGLVFVFLIRRLRTVRP is encoded by the coding sequence ATGGTGGTGACCGTCTCGGTGCGAGAAACCCGCCGGTCGACGCGAGCGCTGGCGTTACTCGGCATCGTCGTCGCGTTGGCGGTCGTCGTGCTGCTCTCCATCGCGCTCGGCTCGAACCGGCTCTCGCTGACCGAAGTGCTGCACGCGCTCTTCGCCTACGACGGAAGCTACAGCGACACCGTCGTACGCGACACGAGGCTGCCGAGGACCGTACTCGGCATCGTCGTCGGCATGGCGCTTGGTCTCGCGGGCGCGCTCATGCAGTCGGTGACGAGGAACCCCATCGCGGACCCCGGGATCCTCGGCATCAACCACGGAGCCGCCGTCGCCATCGTCTTCGCCTCCGCCGTGTTCGGAGTGACCGCGCCAGGGCACCTGGTGTGGTTCGCTTTCGTCGGCTCGATCGTCGCGACCGCCCTCGTCTACGCCATCGGTGGGGGAAGGGGAGCCAACAGCCCGATGCGGCTCGCGCTTGCCGGAGTCGCGTTGCAGGCCGCATTCGTCGGCATCAACCAGGCCATGCAGGTGATCGACACCCACGCGCTCGACAAGATGCGATTCTGGCTCGTCGGTTCCCTCGCCGACAGGGACCTCAGCACGCTGACCGGGCTCATCCCGTTCTTCGTCGCCGGAGTGGTCATCGCGTTGCTGCTCGGTCGCTCGCTCAACGCCATCGCACTCGGCGATGACACCGCGCACGGGCTCGGCGCCAACCCCGCTGTCGTCAGGGTGATCAGCATCCTCGCGGTCGGGTTGCTGTGCGGCGCGGCGACGGCGGCCTGCGGACCGATCGCGTTCGTCGGCCTGATGGTTCCGCACCTGGTACGACTCGTGGCAGGACAGGACGAACGCTGGGTGCTCGGTCTCTCCGTTCTCGCCGCTCCGGTCGTGCTGCTCGGCTGCGACGTGCTCGGCAGGCTGCTCGCGAGCCCGGCCGAGTTGCAGGTCGGCATCGTCACCGACGTCGTCGGCGGGCTCGTCTTCGTCTTCCTGATCCGGCGACTGCGGACGGTGCGGCCATGA
- a CDS encoding ABC transporter substrate-binding protein, whose translation MNRRRFLGGALALGATTVLAACGYQEDTTQQGSESTWSFKDDRGRTLDGNRPERIVAQVTAAAALWEFGIRPVGIFGPSKLPTGKPDPQVGNVDLASVQSLGNVWGEFNYDRYVELKPQLLVSVMYLKDELWYVPAEQAGAVERAAPTVGLDLGGISITDGIEKFRALAKALGGDVDSDSVKKAKAEFDSFTEDFPQTVNAVGDKKLLLVSATQEGVWAGNAQGFPSSKYLADNGLSFVEPNAPGDGNYWEQLSWENAGTYPADVILLDSRYGNLQADQLGGYPTWQKLPAVQEGNVIPWNPETPFSYSAAVGELGSIGTALRAI comes from the coding sequence GTGAATCGTAGGCGCTTTCTCGGCGGCGCTCTTGCGCTGGGTGCCACGACTGTGCTGGCCGCGTGCGGTTACCAAGAAGACACCACGCAGCAAGGTTCCGAATCGACCTGGTCCTTCAAGGACGACAGGGGTCGCACGCTCGACGGCAACCGCCCCGAGCGCATCGTCGCCCAGGTGACGGCTGCGGCGGCGCTGTGGGAATTCGGCATCCGCCCCGTGGGCATCTTCGGTCCTTCGAAACTGCCGACGGGCAAACCGGATCCGCAGGTCGGCAACGTCGACCTCGCCTCGGTCCAGTCGCTCGGCAACGTGTGGGGCGAGTTCAACTACGACCGCTACGTCGAGCTCAAGCCGCAGTTGCTGGTCAGCGTGATGTATCTCAAGGACGAGTTGTGGTACGTCCCAGCCGAGCAGGCCGGCGCCGTCGAGCGGGCCGCCCCGACCGTCGGTCTCGACCTCGGCGGTATCTCGATCACCGACGGCATCGAGAAGTTCCGCGCCCTCGCGAAGGCACTCGGCGGCGACGTCGACTCCGATTCGGTCAAGAAGGCGAAAGCCGAGTTCGACTCGTTCACCGAGGACTTCCCGCAGACGGTGAACGCGGTCGGTGACAAGAAGTTGCTGCTGGTGTCCGCGACGCAGGAAGGCGTGTGGGCAGGCAACGCGCAGGGCTTCCCCAGCAGCAAGTACCTCGCTGACAACGGGTTGAGCTTCGTGGAGCCGAACGCACCGGGTGACGGCAACTACTGGGAGCAACTGAGCTGGGAGAACGCAGGGACCTATCCGGCCGACGTGATCCTGCTCGACAGCAGGTACGGAAACCTCCAGGCCGACCAGCTCGGGGGCTATCCGACCTGGCAGAAGCTGCCCGCCGTGCAGGAGGGCAACGTGATTCCGTGGAATCCGGAGACGCCCTTCTCGTACTCGGCGGCCGTCGGGGAACTCGGCTCGATCGGTACTGCCCTACGCGCTATCTGA
- a CDS encoding biotin transporter BioY, with the protein MPGPRPTLPASDLARTVVFAAFIAVLGLFPGFYVGGSGVPIIIQNMGPLLAGIILGARRATAAVVLMLALTAIGLPLLSGGRGGVAPFIGPSGGFLFGWIASALVAGLIAQRARNRGLPVLLLAAFAGLLADYLVGIPFLGFYTGDFGAAFVQSLVFVPGDLAKVVVAALVASVVHRALPGTLVSSAARNE; encoded by the coding sequence GTGCCAGGACCACGCCCTACTCTTCCCGCGTCCGACCTCGCGAGGACGGTCGTATTCGCCGCGTTCATCGCCGTGCTCGGCTTGTTTCCAGGGTTCTACGTCGGCGGATCCGGCGTGCCGATCATCATCCAGAACATGGGTCCGCTGCTCGCGGGCATCATTCTCGGGGCGAGGAGGGCTACGGCGGCCGTCGTGCTGATGCTCGCGTTGACCGCCATCGGGCTCCCGCTCCTTTCCGGAGGACGTGGCGGGGTCGCGCCGTTCATCGGGCCAAGCGGCGGTTTCCTCTTCGGCTGGATCGCCTCCGCGCTGGTCGCGGGCCTGATCGCGCAGCGGGCTCGCAACAGGGGACTGCCCGTGTTGCTGCTGGCGGCCTTCGCGGGCCTGCTCGCCGACTACCTCGTCGGCATCCCCTTCCTCGGCTTCTACACCGGCGACTTCGGTGCGGCCTTCGTGCAGTCACTCGTCTTCGTGCCTGGCGATCTCGCCAAGGTCGTCGTCGCCGCGCTCGTTGCCTCCGTCGTACACAGAGCGCTTCCCGGCACTCTCGTCAGCTCAGCGGCCAGGAACGAATGA
- a CDS encoding class I adenylate-forming enzyme family protein gives MTFATPPVTGSVPGELLASANAAAVSLGELGVGEGDRIAIDSPTVLPWLLGADLLGAASVVIDPSWPAEHRQGVLDDARPRTVVGADLDPREFFAERAAGTGSTVFYLPTTSGSSGRPKVLARTRDSWLRSFAALGPIGGPVLIPGPLSSSLFLFGALHTLWSGGSPLLRPRWSPAEAREAQAVHLVPAMLAGLLTELDRTGGPCALRTVVCGGAELGQRLRERFHRLLPEAELIEYYGSAEHSLIAIRRGATLMRVPDVDLDVRDGVLWVRSPLAFSGYLRQGVLDPAGEWSTVGDLAEVAASGEVTVHGRGSSTITSGGNLVPAEEVERVLRAVAGVTDVVVSGTPHPRLGAVVTAVVEGAPSLRELRQAARAALPPAKRPRRWLVTTTLPRTASGKPARSAIAERLRDETLTAEPLV, from the coding sequence ATGACCTTCGCGACACCGCCGGTCACCGGTTCGGTTCCCGGCGAGCTGCTTGCCTCGGCCAACGCCGCGGCTGTCAGCCTCGGCGAGCTGGGCGTTGGCGAGGGCGACCGGATCGCCATCGACTCGCCGACCGTGCTTCCGTGGCTGCTCGGGGCCGATCTACTCGGCGCAGCCTCCGTCGTGATCGACCCTTCGTGGCCTGCCGAGCACCGGCAGGGCGTGCTCGACGACGCCCGTCCGCGCACCGTGGTCGGGGCGGACCTCGACCCTCGCGAGTTTTTCGCCGAGCGAGCGGCCGGTACCGGGTCGACCGTGTTCTACCTGCCGACGACTTCGGGCAGCAGCGGGAGGCCGAAGGTGCTCGCCCGCACCCGCGACTCCTGGCTGCGCAGCTTCGCCGCGCTCGGCCCGATCGGCGGCCCTGTGCTCATCCCGGGCCCGCTCAGCTCGTCGCTGTTTCTCTTCGGCGCGCTGCACACGCTGTGGTCCGGTGGCAGCCCGCTGCTGAGGCCGAGGTGGAGTCCCGCCGAGGCCCGCGAGGCCCAAGCCGTGCACCTGGTTCCCGCGATGCTGGCCGGGCTGCTGACCGAGCTGGACCGAACCGGGGGGCCGTGCGCGCTGCGCACCGTCGTCTGTGGAGGCGCCGAACTCGGCCAGCGACTGCGGGAACGGTTTCACCGGCTGCTCCCCGAGGCGGAGCTGATCGAGTACTACGGCTCGGCCGAGCACTCGTTGATCGCCATTCGCAGGGGCGCAACGCTGATGCGGGTTCCGGATGTCGATCTCGACGTCCGGGACGGCGTGTTGTGGGTGAGGTCACCGTTGGCGTTCTCCGGCTACCTCCGACAAGGCGTGCTCGACCCGGCAGGGGAGTGGTCGACGGTCGGTGACCTCGCCGAGGTCGCGGCTTCCGGCGAGGTGACCGTGCACGGAAGGGGCAGTTCCACCATCACGAGCGGGGGCAACCTCGTCCCAGCCGAGGAGGTCGAGCGGGTTCTTCGCGCGGTAGCGGGGGTGACCGACGTCGTCGTCTCCGGTACGCCGCATCCGAGGCTGGGAGCCGTCGTCACGGCGGTCGTCGAGGGAGCGCCTTCGCTTCGCGAGCTGCGACAGGCGGCCCGCGCGGCGCTGCCTCCCGCGAAGCGCCCGCGCCGCTGGCTGGTCACGACGACGCTGCCGAGGACGGCGTCGGGAAAGCCGGCGCGCTCGGCGATCGCCGAGCGACTGCGAGACGAGACGTTGACGGCGGAGCCGCTGGTATGA
- a CDS encoding thiolase family protein, which produces MTAGDAPVVVAALRSPIGSAGGALRGYPVAELAAPVLRAVLDATGVDELADVVLGNVFGPGGNPARVAALRAGLGVPGMTVDRQCASGLAAIATAAAMIRAGEGEAYLAGGVESASTAPYRAWRTEPPTWYDRAPFAPADIGDPDMGPAADLVAAEAGISRERQDLFATRSHERAVAAQRAGTFDAEIVPFGEVTHDERPRAGFTFERLARFRPAFSEEGTATAANSCGINDGAAVVLIVSESMRERLGLRGLRLLSSATSAVDPNRLGLGAVGAMRQVSAALPAAPDVVEFNEAFAGQTLACLDAAGIDEHTVSPDGGAIALGHPWGASGAVLVVRLFTRLVRMGGARTGLAALSAGGGVGVATAWEVTS; this is translated from the coding sequence ATGACGGCCGGGGATGCTCCTGTCGTCGTCGCGGCGCTGCGTTCACCCATCGGTTCGGCAGGCGGGGCGCTGCGCGGGTATCCGGTGGCCGAACTCGCCGCGCCAGTGCTGCGCGCCGTACTCGACGCGACTGGTGTGGACGAACTAGCTGACGTCGTGCTCGGCAACGTCTTCGGCCCTGGCGGCAATCCGGCGAGGGTCGCCGCGTTGCGGGCGGGGCTCGGGGTTCCCGGCATGACGGTGGACCGGCAGTGCGCGAGCGGGCTCGCGGCAATCGCCACGGCAGCAGCGATGATCAGGGCAGGCGAGGGCGAGGCGTACCTCGCCGGCGGGGTGGAAAGCGCGTCGACGGCGCCGTACCGGGCCTGGCGCACCGAACCGCCGACCTGGTACGACAGGGCGCCGTTCGCACCGGCCGACATCGGTGATCCGGACATGGGCCCCGCGGCCGACCTGGTCGCGGCCGAAGCGGGGATTTCCCGCGAACGACAGGATCTCTTCGCGACGCGCAGCCATGAGCGAGCCGTCGCGGCCCAGCGCGCGGGCACCTTCGATGCGGAGATCGTCCCTTTCGGAGAGGTCACGCACGACGAACGGCCCCGCGCCGGGTTCACCTTCGAACGGCTCGCCCGCTTCCGGCCCGCTTTCAGCGAGGAAGGAACCGCGACAGCGGCCAATTCGTGCGGTATCAACGACGGAGCGGCCGTCGTGCTCATCGTGAGTGAGTCGATGCGTGAACGGCTCGGGCTTCGCGGGCTGCGATTGCTTTCCTCGGCGACCTCGGCCGTCGACCCCAACCGGCTCGGGCTCGGCGCGGTGGGCGCGATGCGCCAGGTCAGTGCGGCATTGCCTGCCGCACCGGACGTCGTGGAGTTCAACGAGGCGTTCGCGGGGCAGACACTCGCCTGCCTCGACGCGGCGGGTATCGACGAGCACACGGTGAGTCCCGACGGCGGTGCGATCGCGCTGGGACATCCGTGGGGTGCCTCAGGTGCGGTTCTTGTCGTCAGGTTGTTCACTCGGCTGGTGAGAATGGGCGGTGCCCGCACCGGGCTCGCCGCGCTGTCGGCGGGAGGCGGCGTCGGCGTCGCGACGGCGTGGGAGGTGACATCGTGA
- a CDS encoding energy-coupling factor ABC transporter ATP-binding protein — MIEFDGIGHHYGKRTVLSDVDLSLPERRVAFVGANGSGKSTLARMINGLVLPEKGSVRVEGLDPAKNGREVRRKVGFIFTNPDSQIVMPTAGEDVAFSLRKSELSKKERAAKAERVLADYGLSGYAEHPAHQLSGGQKQLLALCSMLVLDPDVLVCDEPTTLLDLRNKRRFAETLRELRQQVVLVTHDLELLDDFERVVVLDEGRVVADDEPRPALTYYRKLVE, encoded by the coding sequence GTGATCGAGTTCGACGGCATCGGCCATCACTACGGCAAGCGCACCGTACTGTCCGATGTGGACCTTTCGCTGCCCGAGCGACGCGTGGCCTTCGTCGGCGCCAACGGATCGGGAAAATCGACACTGGCCCGCATGATCAACGGCCTCGTGCTCCCCGAAAAGGGATCCGTGCGGGTCGAAGGGCTCGATCCGGCGAAGAACGGGCGTGAGGTGCGCCGCAAGGTCGGCTTCATCTTCACCAACCCGGACAGCCAGATCGTGATGCCGACGGCAGGTGAGGACGTCGCCTTCTCACTGCGAAAAAGCGAACTGTCCAAAAAGGAGCGAGCGGCGAAGGCGGAGCGCGTGCTCGCCGACTACGGCCTCTCCGGATACGCCGAACATCCGGCCCACCAGCTTTCCGGAGGCCAGAAGCAGCTGCTCGCGCTGTGCTCGATGCTGGTGCTCGACCCCGACGTACTGGTGTGCGACGAGCCGACGACGCTGCTCGACCTCCGCAACAAACGCAGGTTCGCCGAGACGCTGCGGGAACTGCGGCAGCAGGTCGTGCTGGTCACCCACGACCTCGAACTGCTGGACGACTTCGAAAGGGTCGTCGTACTCGACGAGGGCAGGGTGGTCGCCGACGACGAACCACGGCCCGCGTTGACGTACTACCGGAAGCTCGTGGAATGA
- a CDS encoding energy-coupling factor transporter transmembrane component T family protein: protein MTPFGLTEPGSSLLHRTPAGWKLLALLVLAAVVFVVRSPVWLGGITVVVLLGYALARIPARRCLHTARTLAVLVVFVFALQSWLLGIEAAAVICLRIVAALAAANLFTLTTKVDDVVSAVERGLRPLRRFGIKPDRIGLLVGLTLQAVAAISGIAGEVREAAKARGAQRSPTAFAVPFLVRTLRHADELGEALAARGIGDRGR from the coding sequence ATGACGCCCTTCGGACTCACCGAGCCGGGTTCGAGCTTGCTGCACAGAACACCGGCGGGCTGGAAGCTGCTGGCACTGCTCGTGCTCGCGGCCGTCGTGTTCGTGGTGCGGTCGCCAGTGTGGCTCGGCGGAATCACGGTGGTCGTCCTGCTCGGGTACGCGCTCGCGCGAATTCCCGCACGCCGTTGCCTGCACACGGCACGCACCCTCGCCGTGCTCGTGGTGTTCGTCTTCGCGCTGCAATCGTGGCTGCTGGGCATCGAAGCCGCGGCCGTGATCTGCCTTCGCATCGTCGCCGCACTCGCCGCGGCCAACCTGTTCACGCTGACGACGAAGGTCGACGACGTGGTGTCCGCCGTCGAACGCGGACTGCGGCCGTTGCGCCGGTTCGGGATCAAACCGGACCGGATCGGCCTGCTCGTCGGACTGACGTTGCAGGCGGTCGCCGCGATCTCCGGCATCGCCGGTGAGGTACGCGAGGCCGCGAAAGCGCGGGGAGCGCAGCGGTCGCCGACCGCGTTCGCCGTGCCGTTTCTGGTACGCACGCTGCGGCACGCCGACGAGCTGGGCGAAGCGCTCGCCGCCCGCGGCATCGGCGACCGCGGGCGGTGA
- a CDS encoding M20/M25/M40 family metallo-hydrolase, producing MSNSVRDRWANDVLPSLSGLVEIPALSPVFDKDWAKTGQLDAAIDHVKAWLAEREIPGAAIDVVRLGNRSPVLLLDVPATEGAEDKGTVLLYGHLDKQPPVGGWSDGLGPWKAVVEDGKLYGRGSADDGYAGYAATVAMEALRANGGAHARAVVLLETGEESGSPDLPAYLEHLSDRLGEVTFVVCLDSGGNDYDRLWLTTSLRGLAQVHVTARVLDSAQHSGLASGVVPSSFRVLRNLIERIENSATGEILLAECNVEVPANRREEIAATAEVSPGGSRGTFPLNGSTRPVADDEIELLLGNSWRPTLSVIGASGFPEPADAGNVLREATTLALSFRLPPTADSASALAAIEKALTTDVPYSATIEITSTEHADGWNAPATAPWLADALGKVSDEVFGQPWRAVGLGGSIPFMGLLGEKYPRAQFLVTGALGPDSNAHVPDEWLHLDQARRVTEAVAHILDAHARS from the coding sequence GTGAGTAACAGCGTTCGTGACCGGTGGGCGAATGACGTACTGCCCAGCCTTTCCGGACTCGTGGAAATCCCCGCGCTCTCGCCGGTGTTCGACAAGGACTGGGCAAAAACCGGTCAGCTCGACGCCGCCATCGATCACGTCAAGGCGTGGCTGGCCGAAAGGGAGATCCCCGGTGCCGCCATCGACGTGGTCAGGCTCGGCAACCGCAGCCCCGTGTTGCTGCTCGACGTCCCGGCCACCGAGGGCGCCGAGGACAAGGGCACCGTGCTGCTCTACGGCCACCTCGACAAACAGCCGCCGGTCGGTGGCTGGTCGGACGGCCTCGGTCCGTGGAAGGCGGTCGTCGAGGACGGCAAGCTCTACGGCAGGGGTTCCGCCGACGACGGCTACGCCGGATACGCGGCAACCGTCGCGATGGAGGCGCTGAGGGCCAACGGCGGCGCCCATGCCCGCGCGGTCGTCCTGCTCGAAACGGGCGAGGAATCGGGAAGCCCCGACCTGCCCGCCTACCTCGAACACCTCAGTGACCGGCTCGGCGAGGTCACCTTCGTCGTGTGCCTCGACTCGGGCGGCAACGACTACGACCGGCTGTGGCTCACCACGAGCCTGCGCGGGCTCGCGCAGGTCCACGTCACCGCGAGGGTGCTCGACTCGGCGCAGCATTCGGGACTCGCCAGTGGCGTCGTTCCCAGCTCGTTCCGGGTCCTGCGCAACCTCATCGAGCGCATCGAGAACTCCGCGACCGGCGAGATCCTGCTCGCCGAGTGCAACGTCGAGGTGCCCGCCAACCGCAGGGAGGAAATCGCCGCGACCGCGGAGGTTTCGCCGGGCGGCTCGCGCGGCACGTTCCCTTTGAACGGCTCGACGCGGCCCGTCGCCGATGACGAGATCGAATTGCTGCTCGGCAACAGTTGGCGGCCGACGCTGTCGGTGATCGGCGCTTCGGGCTTCCCAGAGCCTGCCGACGCGGGCAACGTCCTGCGTGAGGCGACCACGCTGGCGCTCAGCTTCCGGCTGCCGCCCACCGCCGACTCGGCGAGTGCGCTCGCCGCCATCGAAAAGGCGCTCACCACGGACGTTCCGTACTCGGCGACCATCGAGATCACCTCGACCGAACACGCGGACGGCTGGAACGCGCCCGCGACGGCGCCATGGCTTGCCGACGCGCTCGGAAAGGTCAGCGACGAGGTGTTCGGGCAGCCGTGGCGCGCGGTAGGGCTCGGCGGCTCGATCCCGTTCATGGGCTTGCTCGGCGAGAAGTACCCGCGTGCGCAGTTCCTCGTCACCGGAGCGCTCGGGCCCGACTCCAACGCGCACGTTCCCGACGAGTGGCTGCATCTCGACCAGGCGAGGCGGGTCACCGAGGCGGTCGCGCACATCCTCGACGCGCACGCGAGGAGCTGA